The proteins below come from a single Arthrobacter crystallopoietes genomic window:
- the aceB gene encoding malate synthase A, whose translation MNDPITLNGITLTATPVRRQEEILTPQALDFVARLHKATAGRREELLQLRKDRRRCIAKGHDPKFLPGTRGIREDESWQVAPPAPGLEDRRVEITGPVEKKMTINALNSGAKVWLADMEDSSTPSWANVINGQLNLTDVLDKKIDFTSPEGKEYKVHGTQLTDLPTIVVRPRGWHLPEKHMLVNGQPVAGGIVDFGLYFFHNAQRLISQGRGPYFYLPKIENHLEARLWNDIFILAQDMLDIPQGTIRATVLIETITAAFEMEEILYELREHASGLNAGRWDYIFSVIKNFRTRGARYVMPDRTQVTMTAPFMRSYTEQLVRACHRRGAMAIGGMAAFIPNRRDPEANSIAMEKVRADKTREANDGFDGSWVAHPDLVPVARDVFDSVLGERPNQIDRRRDDVTPDDRGLLNIAGTEGKITERGIRTNIEVGIRYIESWLRGNGAVAIHNLMEDAATAEISRSQIWQWIRQSAITDEGEIVSLDWVQRLLEEEFAKLPRFEDDLFDDAREIFEEVALGEEFPAFLTVPAYERYLHEKREELVAA comes from the coding sequence ATGAACGATCCGATCACCTTGAACGGCATCACGCTGACCGCTACGCCCGTGCGGCGCCAGGAGGAAATCCTGACCCCGCAGGCACTGGACTTCGTCGCCCGCCTGCACAAGGCCACCGCCGGCCGCCGTGAGGAACTGCTGCAGCTGCGCAAGGACCGCCGCCGCTGCATCGCCAAGGGCCACGACCCGAAGTTCCTGCCCGGCACGCGCGGCATCCGCGAGGACGAGTCCTGGCAGGTTGCCCCGCCCGCACCGGGGCTGGAGGACCGTCGGGTGGAAATCACCGGGCCGGTGGAGAAGAAGATGACCATCAACGCGCTTAACTCGGGTGCGAAGGTCTGGCTCGCGGACATGGAAGACTCCTCTACCCCGTCCTGGGCCAACGTCATCAACGGACAGCTGAACCTCACCGATGTGCTGGATAAGAAGATCGACTTCACCTCGCCGGAGGGCAAGGAGTACAAGGTGCACGGCACGCAGCTGACCGACTTGCCTACCATTGTGGTCCGGCCGCGCGGCTGGCACCTGCCGGAGAAGCACATGCTGGTCAACGGCCAGCCGGTGGCCGGCGGGATCGTGGACTTCGGCCTCTACTTCTTCCACAACGCCCAGCGGCTGATCAGTCAGGGCCGTGGCCCCTACTTCTACCTGCCGAAGATCGAGAACCACCTCGAGGCACGGCTGTGGAACGACATCTTCATCCTGGCCCAGGACATGCTGGACATCCCCCAGGGCACCATCCGCGCCACCGTGCTGATCGAAACCATCACGGCCGCGTTCGAGATGGAGGAGATCCTCTACGAACTGCGCGAGCACGCTTCGGGCCTGAACGCCGGCCGCTGGGACTACATCTTCTCGGTGATCAAGAACTTCCGCACCCGCGGCGCCCGGTACGTGATGCCGGACCGCACGCAGGTAACCATGACCGCTCCGTTCATGCGCTCCTACACCGAGCAGCTGGTGCGCGCCTGCCACCGCCGCGGCGCCATGGCGATCGGCGGCATGGCGGCCTTCATCCCGAACCGCCGCGACCCGGAAGCCAACTCCATCGCGATGGAAAAGGTCCGCGCGGACAAGACCCGCGAGGCCAACGACGGTTTCGACGGCTCCTGGGTGGCGCACCCGGACCTGGTGCCGGTGGCCCGCGACGTGTTCGACTCCGTGCTCGGCGAACGGCCCAACCAGATCGACCGCCGGCGCGACGACGTCACGCCCGATGACCGCGGCCTGCTGAACATCGCCGGCACGGAGGGAAAGATCACCGAGCGCGGCATCCGCACCAACATCGAGGTGGGCATCCGCTACATCGAGTCCTGGCTGCGGGGCAACGGCGCAGTAGCCATCCATAACCTGATGGAGGACGCCGCTACCGCGGAGATCTCCCGCTCGCAGATCTGGCAGTGGATCCGCCAGTCCGCGATCACCGATGAGGGCGAGATCGTGAGCCTGGACTGGGTGCAGCGGTTGCTGGAGGAAGAGTTCGCCAAGCTGCCGCGTTTCGAAGACGACCTCTTCGACGACGCACGCGAGATCTTCGAGGAAGTGGCACTGGGCGAAGAGTTCCCGGCCTTCCTCACCGTCCCGGCGTACGAGCGCTACCTGCACGAAAAGCGCGAAGAGCTCGTCGCCGCCTAA
- the aceA gene encoding isocitrate lyase: MTASFEPAPQTAEEAAKALELEWSANPRWEGITRDYSAADVVRLRGRVQEEHTLAKRGSEKLWKQLTEEAKTGQYTNALGALTGNQAVQQVKAGLRAIYLSGWQVAADANLSGHTYPDQSLYPANSVPQVVRRINNALLRADQIEYSEGIQSVEDWLVPIVADAEAGFGGPLNAYELMKSMISSGASGVHWEDQLASEKKCGHLGGKVLIPTAQHIRTLNAARLAADVAGTPSVIIARTDAEAATLITSDVDERDREFITGERTPEGFYKVRNGIEPCIARAKAYAPYSDLIWMETGTPDLELARKFAESVKAEFPDQMLSYNCSPSFNWKKHLDDATIAKFQRELGAMGFTFQFITLAGFHALNYSMFDLAHGYARDGMSAYVELQEKEFGAEDRGYTATKHQREVGTGYFDQIATALNPNGSTLALVGSTEEGQFH; encoded by the coding sequence ATGACAGCATCATTTGAGCCGGCACCGCAGACAGCTGAAGAAGCAGCCAAGGCACTGGAGCTCGAGTGGTCCGCCAATCCCCGCTGGGAGGGCATCACACGTGACTATTCCGCAGCGGATGTCGTCCGCCTCCGTGGCCGTGTGCAGGAAGAGCACACGCTGGCCAAGCGCGGTTCCGAGAAGCTGTGGAAGCAGCTGACCGAGGAAGCCAAGACCGGGCAGTACACCAACGCCCTGGGCGCCCTGACCGGAAACCAGGCTGTGCAGCAGGTCAAGGCCGGGCTGCGCGCCATCTACCTTTCCGGCTGGCAGGTCGCCGCCGACGCCAACCTTTCCGGCCACACCTACCCGGACCAGAGCCTGTACCCGGCGAACTCGGTGCCGCAGGTTGTCCGCCGGATCAACAACGCGCTGCTGCGCGCCGACCAGATCGAATACTCCGAGGGCATCCAGAGCGTTGAGGACTGGCTGGTCCCGATTGTGGCCGACGCGGAAGCCGGCTTCGGCGGCCCGCTGAACGCCTACGAGCTAATGAAGTCGATGATTTCCTCCGGCGCCTCCGGCGTGCACTGGGAAGACCAGCTCGCCTCGGAGAAGAAGTGCGGCCACCTCGGCGGCAAGGTCCTCATCCCGACGGCGCAGCACATCCGCACGCTGAACGCGGCCCGCCTGGCCGCCGACGTCGCCGGCACGCCGAGCGTCATCATCGCCCGGACGGACGCCGAAGCCGCCACGCTGATCACCTCGGACGTGGACGAGCGCGACCGCGAGTTCATCACCGGCGAGCGCACCCCGGAAGGCTTCTACAAGGTCCGCAACGGCATCGAGCCCTGCATCGCCCGCGCCAAGGCCTACGCCCCGTACTCCGACCTCATCTGGATGGAGACCGGAACGCCGGACCTGGAGCTGGCCCGCAAGTTCGCCGAGTCCGTCAAGGCGGAGTTCCCGGACCAGATGCTCTCCTACAACTGCTCCCCGTCCTTCAACTGGAAGAAGCACCTGGACGACGCCACCATTGCCAAGTTCCAGCGCGAACTCGGCGCCATGGGCTTCACCTTCCAGTTCATCACGCTTGCCGGTTTCCACGCCCTGAACTACTCGATGTTCGATCTGGCCCACGGTTACGCCCGTGACGGCATGAGCGCCTACGTCGAGCTGCAGGAAAAGGAATTCGGTGCAGAAGACCGCGGCTACACCGCAACCAAGCACCAGCGCGAAGTAGGCACCGGCTACTTCGACCAGATCGCAACTGCCCTCAACCCCAATGGCAGCACCCTGGCTTTGGTGGGTTCCACCGAAGAAGGCCAGTTCCACTAA
- a CDS encoding helix-turn-helix transcriptional regulator, which translates to MHFFAYPQEMTSTSWHRPAKASVEPTNDGDIDLISLGRRVRHLRKSQGKTLDDLGAAVGTAPSQLSLIENGKREPKLGMLQSLAKALEVSMDQLLGTEPPSRRAALEIELERAQRGPLYQSLGLPKVRISSRLPMDVLESLLGLQSELERRLNEQLATPEEARRANAELRKKMREQNNYFPEIEQEAERVLKAVGHTTGPLSHHLVADIAAHLGFSLHDVSDLPHSTRSVTDLKNMRIYLTQSQRSEHSTRSILLQALGHYVLGHETPESYAEFLRQRVATNYFAASLMMPEKATVDFLQQAKNAKELAVEDIRDAFAVSYETAAHRFTNLATEHLGISVHFQKVHESGIIHKAYENDGVNFPSDHIGAIEGQSICRYWTSRAVFEVPDQFSAYNQYTDTSVGTFWCTARTERSAAGKFSLSIGVPYVHVKWFRGRDTTERSTSTCPDEQCCRRPPKSLREQWAGHAWPSARAQTHLLAAMPQGAFPGVDETEVYSFLAQHSPED; encoded by the coding sequence TTGCATTTCTTCGCGTATCCTCAAGAAATGACTTCTACCAGCTGGCACCGCCCCGCGAAGGCCTCTGTTGAGCCAACCAACGACGGCGACATCGACCTGATCAGCCTCGGTCGCCGTGTCCGCCACTTGCGTAAGTCGCAAGGCAAGACGCTTGACGACCTCGGCGCCGCCGTCGGCACCGCCCCGTCGCAGCTGTCGCTGATCGAGAACGGCAAGCGCGAGCCCAAACTCGGTATGCTGCAGTCGCTCGCCAAGGCCCTCGAAGTCAGCATGGACCAACTGCTCGGCACCGAACCGCCCAGCCGCCGCGCTGCCCTGGAAATCGAGCTGGAACGTGCCCAGCGCGGGCCGCTCTACCAGTCGCTCGGCCTGCCCAAAGTCCGCATCAGCTCAAGGCTGCCCATGGACGTGCTCGAGTCGCTCCTGGGCCTGCAAAGCGAGCTGGAGCGCCGGCTCAACGAACAGCTCGCAACGCCGGAGGAAGCCCGCCGCGCCAACGCCGAGCTGCGGAAGAAAATGCGCGAGCAGAACAACTACTTCCCCGAGATTGAGCAGGAAGCCGAGCGGGTGCTCAAGGCCGTGGGCCACACCACCGGCCCGCTGTCCCACCACCTCGTGGCAGACATCGCGGCCCATCTGGGCTTCAGCCTGCACGACGTGTCCGACCTGCCGCATTCGACCCGTTCGGTGACGGATTTGAAGAACATGCGGATCTACCTGACGCAGTCGCAGCGTTCCGAGCACAGCACCCGGTCCATCCTCCTGCAGGCCCTGGGCCACTATGTGCTCGGCCACGAGACGCCGGAAAGTTATGCGGAATTTCTCCGGCAGCGTGTAGCGACCAACTATTTTGCGGCGTCGCTGATGATGCCGGAGAAGGCCACGGTGGACTTCCTGCAGCAGGCCAAAAACGCCAAGGAACTGGCCGTGGAGGACATCCGGGACGCGTTCGCCGTTTCCTATGAAACCGCTGCGCACCGCTTCACCAACCTCGCCACCGAGCATCTGGGCATTTCGGTCCATTTTCAGAAGGTCCATGAAAGCGGCATCATCCACAAGGCTTATGAGAACGACGGCGTGAACTTCCCCTCGGATCACATTGGCGCGATTGAGGGGCAGAGCATCTGCCGCTACTGGACTTCGCGCGCGGTGTTCGAGGTGCCGGATCAGTTCAGTGCGTACAACCAGTACACGGACACGTCGGTAGGAACGTTCTGGTGCACCGCCCGCACCGAGCGGTCCGCCGCCGGCAAGTTCTCGCTGAGCATCGGGGTGCCCTACGTCCACGTGAAGTGGTTCCGCGGCCGGGACACCACGGAGCGCTCCACCTCCACCTGCCCGGACGAGCAGTGCTGCCGCCGCCCACCGAAGTCGCTGCGGGAGCAGTGGGCCGGCCATGCCTGGCCCAGCGCCCGTGCCCAAACCCACCTGCTCGCCGCCATGCCCCAGGGCGCGTTCCCCGGCGTGGACGAGACGGAAGTGTATTCCTTCCTCGCCCAGCACTCGCCGGAGGACTGA
- a CDS encoding universal stress protein — MRYVVGCTEDERGREAIALARALARAPGAELDLVHVLPGPGGQLRLAQEREYQQYLAGQADAWLDKALALVPPDVTARKHIRTADSFAEGLIEAAEEFGARLIVVGAASKGLFKRFTVGSVANALLHASHVPVALAPSGYRPPRDITRLTCALGTRPGAETLLDVAVEAAAMRHVPLRVISLVTLDAGHGRSAAEVESWAKSHAEITLAKAVEGVAKRTLVTAAVASGDSIEDAIERLDWDESEVVVIGSSRLAARSRIFLGTTANKMLRALPVPMVVVPRDHVRLDEDPGLPADSD; from the coding sequence ATGCGATACGTGGTCGGCTGTACCGAGGACGAACGCGGCCGCGAAGCCATTGCCTTGGCGCGTGCCCTGGCCCGGGCGCCCGGCGCAGAGCTCGATTTGGTGCATGTCCTCCCCGGCCCAGGGGGCCAGCTCCGGCTGGCGCAGGAGCGCGAATACCAGCAGTACCTTGCCGGACAGGCCGACGCCTGGCTGGACAAAGCGCTGGCGCTCGTGCCGCCGGACGTCACCGCGCGCAAGCACATCCGGACCGCGGATTCCTTCGCGGAGGGCCTGATCGAGGCGGCGGAGGAATTCGGCGCGAGGCTGATCGTGGTCGGTGCCGCGAGCAAGGGTCTGTTCAAGCGCTTCACGGTCGGGTCGGTGGCCAACGCGCTGCTGCACGCCTCCCACGTTCCGGTGGCGCTGGCTCCGTCCGGTTACCGGCCGCCCCGCGATATCACCAGGCTCACGTGCGCGCTCGGGACCCGGCCCGGTGCCGAGACCTTGCTAGACGTGGCGGTGGAGGCGGCGGCGATGCGCCACGTCCCGCTGCGGGTGATTTCGCTGGTGACGCTCGACGCCGGACATGGCCGTTCGGCGGCCGAGGTGGAGAGCTGGGCAAAGAGCCATGCAGAGATCACGCTGGCCAAAGCCGTGGAGGGCGTGGCCAAACGGACCCTGGTAACAGCCGCGGTGGCCAGCGGCGACTCGATCGAAGATGCCATCGAGCGGCTGGACTGGGACGAGAGCGAAGTGGTGGTGATCGGTTCCAGCAGGCTGGCGGCCCGCAGCAGGATTTTCCTGGGCACGACGGCGAACAAGATGCTGCGCGCTCTGCCGGTGCCGATGGTAGTGGTGCCCCGCGACCACGTCCGGCTGGATGAGGATCCCGGGCTGCCGGCCGACAGTGATTAG
- a CDS encoding PLP-dependent aminotransferase family protein has product MISAGGRETDRQTQAQAQVFAVASAVVRTPISINEDSTAPLYRQLREALEHQIISGGLNPELPLPSSRELARELGLSRNTVNAAYQELQAQGIIEPHARRGFFVNLQMLQGAAPAHGGAAARSEQVDWSRHLGRRLDAGMPEITKVRDWVSYPYPFVAGQVDEKDFPRLGWAKALRDALDPPHLHFSLRDGVDEDDPLLVRMLCQQVLPARGIEAAPENVLITSGSQQGLDLLAHTIMEPGTVVGVEDPGYTDARHTFVRAGAQLRPLPVDDAGLVPPERLDGIGLLYLTPSHHSPTNVTLSGARRHQILADARAADALIIEDDYDSEFRYRGKPTPALKALPNSERVIYLGSFTKFLAPGLRLGYLVGDAELVAELRNQRRYRLRHISGHLQRAMALLIESGQYRRTIRRRRTQLQRKWAVLTEALDEVLPWNVNAPPGGVSVWLRGPEGLDCVQLAEKALEAGVVIERGDVFFADPLANRECFRLGFAAIDIADIRPGVERLGKVIAELTE; this is encoded by the coding sequence GTGATTAGCGCCGGCGGCCGGGAGACGGACCGGCAGACGCAGGCGCAGGCACAGGTATTCGCGGTCGCGTCCGCCGTCGTGCGAACGCCGATCTCCATCAACGAAGACAGCACCGCGCCGCTCTACCGGCAGTTGCGCGAGGCGCTGGAGCACCAGATCATCAGCGGCGGCCTGAACCCGGAGCTGCCACTGCCCTCCTCGCGGGAGCTGGCGCGTGAACTGGGACTTTCGCGCAATACGGTCAATGCGGCGTACCAGGAACTGCAGGCGCAGGGCATCATCGAGCCGCACGCCCGCCGCGGCTTTTTCGTCAACCTGCAGATGCTGCAGGGCGCTGCTCCTGCCCATGGCGGCGCGGCTGCGCGCTCCGAGCAGGTGGACTGGTCGCGGCATTTGGGCCGCCGCTTGGATGCGGGGATGCCGGAGATCACGAAGGTGCGCGACTGGGTCTCCTATCCGTATCCGTTTGTGGCCGGCCAGGTGGACGAGAAGGACTTTCCGCGGCTCGGCTGGGCCAAGGCGCTGCGCGACGCATTGGATCCGCCGCACCTGCACTTCAGCCTGCGCGACGGCGTCGACGAGGACGATCCGCTGCTGGTCCGGATGCTTTGCCAGCAGGTCCTGCCCGCCCGCGGCATCGAAGCAGCTCCGGAGAATGTCCTGATCACCTCGGGGTCTCAGCAGGGGCTGGACCTGCTGGCCCACACAATCATGGAGCCCGGGACCGTCGTCGGGGTGGAGGATCCGGGCTACACGGACGCCCGGCACACCTTTGTCCGCGCCGGCGCCCAGCTGCGGCCGCTGCCGGTGGACGACGCCGGCCTGGTGCCTCCGGAGCGGCTGGACGGCATCGGACTGCTGTACCTGACGCCCAGCCACCACAGCCCCACCAACGTGACGCTGTCCGGCGCGCGCCGGCACCAGATCCTCGCCGACGCCCGTGCCGCCGATGCCCTGATCATCGAGGACGACTACGACAGCGAGTTCCGGTACCGCGGAAAACCGACGCCGGCGCTGAAGGCGCTGCCCAACAGCGAGCGGGTCATCTACCTTGGCTCCTTCACCAAGTTCCTCGCCCCGGGCCTGCGGCTGGGCTATCTGGTGGGCGACGCGGAGCTGGTGGCCGAGCTGCGGAACCAGCGCCGCTACCGGCTGCGGCATATCTCCGGACACCTGCAGCGGGCGATGGCCCTGCTCATCGAATCCGGCCAGTACCGCCGGACCATCCGACGACGGCGGACGCAGCTGCAGCGCAAATGGGCCGTCCTCACCGAGGCTCTCGACGAAGTGCTGCCGTGGAACGTCAACGCCCCGCCGGGCGGCGTGAGCGTGTGGCTCCGCGGTCCCGAGGGGCTCGACTGTGTCCAGCTCGCCGAAAAAGCCCTCGAAGCCGGCGTGGTGATCGAGCGCGGCGACGTGTTCTTCGCCGATCCGCTGGCCAACCGCGAATGCTTCCGGCTCGGCTTCGCCGCCATCGACATCGCCGACATCCGGCCGGGTGTCGAACGGCTCGGCAAGGTCATCGCCGAACTGACGGAGTGA
- the alr gene encoding alanine racemase, with the protein MTETLAGRPPAEIASPPHPQRVAIIDLDAISENVATLRAVARSGELMTVVKADGYAHGLVPVAQAALAGGATRLGTAVLEEAFALRDAGVTAPVFSWLASPGTDYAAAIRQDIELAAYGTDQLAEIVRGAEAAGTPAVVHLKADTGMWRGGAAPTDWPELVAAARRAETDGLVRVVGLWSHLACADEPGHPSLTAQLSVFEEAAEIARAAGLRPTLRHIANSAATLALPESHFDMVRPGIATYGINPIPVEHRAGMPRLRPAMTLAGAIVQTKRAPAGSGVSYGHTEVLQQETTLAVVPLGYADGVFRSASGTGQVQVGGGRYRVTGRVCMDQFIIDVGDDPVTAGDRVILFGPGDDGEPTADDWADAAGTIPYEVLTRIAARVPRVYRGSGT; encoded by the coding sequence ATGACGGAAACACTGGCCGGCCGGCCCCCTGCTGAAATCGCTTCGCCGCCGCACCCGCAGCGCGTCGCCATCATTGACCTGGATGCCATCAGCGAGAACGTCGCAACGCTGCGAGCGGTCGCCCGGTCCGGCGAGCTGATGACCGTGGTGAAGGCGGACGGGTACGCCCACGGCCTGGTGCCCGTGGCACAGGCGGCGTTGGCCGGCGGCGCCACCCGTTTGGGAACGGCCGTGCTCGAAGAGGCCTTCGCCCTGCGTGACGCCGGCGTCACCGCGCCGGTCTTTTCGTGGCTTGCCTCACCCGGGACGGACTATGCTGCGGCCATCCGGCAAGACATCGAACTGGCGGCCTACGGCACGGACCAGCTGGCCGAGATCGTCCGAGGAGCCGAGGCAGCAGGCACGCCCGCCGTCGTTCATCTGAAGGCGGATACCGGGATGTGGCGCGGCGGTGCCGCCCCGACGGACTGGCCGGAGCTGGTGGCGGCCGCCCGAAGAGCGGAAACGGACGGGCTGGTCCGGGTGGTGGGGCTCTGGTCCCATCTGGCCTGTGCCGACGAGCCCGGACATCCGTCCCTCACAGCCCAGCTGAGCGTCTTCGAGGAGGCCGCCGAGATTGCCCGTGCTGCCGGCCTCCGCCCGACACTGCGGCATATCGCCAATTCGGCAGCGACGCTGGCCCTGCCCGAGAGCCATTTCGACATGGTCCGGCCCGGCATCGCGACCTACGGCATCAATCCGATTCCCGTGGAACATCGCGCGGGCATGCCGCGCCTGCGGCCGGCGATGACCCTGGCCGGAGCGATCGTCCAGACCAAGCGGGCCCCGGCCGGCTCCGGCGTCTCCTACGGCCACACCGAGGTCCTGCAACAGGAAACCACCCTCGCCGTCGTGCCCTTGGGTTACGCCGACGGCGTTTTCCGCAGCGCCAGCGGGACCGGTCAGGTGCAGGTGGGCGGCGGGCGGTACCGCGTCACCGGGCGCGTCTGCATGGACCAGTTCATCATCGACGTCGGCGATGACCCGGTTACCGCGGGGGACCGGGTGATCCTGTTCGGCCCGGGCGACGACGGCGAGCCGACCGCCGATGACTGGGCTGACGCGGCCGGAACCATTCCGTACGAGGTGCTGACCCGCATCGCGGCGCGGGTGCCGCGCGTCTACCGCGGATCTGGTACCTAA
- a CDS encoding aspartate aminotransferase family protein, protein MTNSENRTLAQRHLFPHFTTGKVWRDPNLPIIVSGEGCYLIDEDGNRFLDGLAGLFCVNMGHGRTDIPAAATKQMSKLAYWTNWGSAHPAAVEAATTIASLAPGDLDVTFFVNSGSEAVESAIKFARQYHRSQGQPERTKIIARNMAYHGTTLGALAVTGIPAYKEPFGDLMPGVRHVPNTLGETIPEGGTAADLPSIQAILQVIEEEGADTIAALFAEPVQNSRGALVPPPGYWQELRAICDRFGILLVADEVICGFGRLGEWFGSTKYDVVPDLLTFAKGSTSGYAPLGGVLIRTPLANALLDSPAAGIFTHGATWGGHPVSTAVAVANLGALQEENIPGNVRSLEPYFQAGLNQIRDAHRSVLEWRGTGFFYAIELTGDRESERTLTPEQSKELLGSVMPKAMREVNLITRPDNRGATMLVLSPPLVADQAVLDDLLAKVDHVMSATDKHLGL, encoded by the coding sequence GTGACTAACTCAGAGAACCGCACGCTTGCCCAGCGGCACCTGTTTCCGCACTTCACCACCGGTAAGGTCTGGCGGGACCCTAACCTGCCCATCATCGTCAGCGGCGAGGGGTGCTACCTCATTGACGAGGACGGCAACCGCTTCCTGGATGGCCTGGCCGGGCTGTTCTGCGTGAACATGGGCCACGGCCGCACCGACATCCCCGCTGCCGCCACCAAGCAGATGTCCAAGCTGGCCTACTGGACCAACTGGGGCTCCGCCCACCCGGCAGCCGTCGAGGCCGCGACCACCATCGCCAGCCTGGCTCCGGGCGACCTGGACGTGACGTTCTTCGTCAACTCCGGTTCCGAGGCCGTAGAGTCCGCGATCAAGTTTGCCCGCCAGTACCACCGCAGCCAGGGCCAGCCCGAGCGGACCAAGATCATCGCCCGCAACATGGCCTACCACGGCACCACCCTGGGCGCGCTCGCCGTCACCGGCATCCCTGCCTACAAGGAACCGTTCGGCGACCTCATGCCCGGCGTGCGGCACGTGCCCAACACGCTCGGCGAGACCATCCCCGAGGGCGGAACGGCGGCGGACCTGCCCAGCATCCAGGCCATCCTGCAGGTCATCGAGGAAGAGGGCGCGGATACCATCGCCGCCCTGTTCGCCGAGCCGGTGCAGAACTCCCGCGGCGCACTGGTCCCGCCGCCGGGCTACTGGCAGGAACTGCGCGCCATCTGCGACCGCTTCGGCATCCTGCTGGTCGCCGACGAGGTCATCTGCGGCTTCGGCCGCTTGGGCGAGTGGTTCGGCAGCACAAAGTACGACGTCGTTCCGGACTTGCTGACCTTCGCCAAGGGTTCCACCTCCGGCTACGCCCCGCTGGGCGGAGTCCTGATCCGCACCCCGCTGGCCAACGCGCTGCTGGATTCCCCGGCCGCCGGCATCTTCACCCATGGCGCCACCTGGGGCGGGCACCCGGTATCGACGGCGGTGGCGGTGGCGAACCTCGGCGCCCTGCAGGAAGAGAACATCCCGGGCAACGTGCGCAGCCTCGAACCGTACTTCCAAGCCGGGCTTAACCAGATCCGCGACGCGCACCGCAGCGTGCTGGAGTGGCGCGGCACCGGCTTCTTCTACGCCATCGAGCTCACCGGCGACCGCGAGAGCGAACGCACCCTGACGCCCGAGCAGTCCAAGGAGCTACTCGGCAGCGTGATGCCCAAGGCCATGCGCGAGGTCAACCTCATCACCCGACCGGACAACCGCGGCGCCACCATGCTGGTGCTCTCGCCGCCACTGGTCGCGGACCAGGCCGTGCTCGATGACCTGCTGGCCAAGGTGGACCACGTCATGTCCGCCACGGACAAGCATCTGGGGCTCTAG
- the pta gene encoding phosphate acetyltransferase, whose product MTTQMAGTQLDGIQLADSQLQAGWCARLAGDRNRVVLADGRDERVLAAAAELAGLGIVTVLVDEPAEIRRSAAAAGVKLPADVVILAPEQVRRSGAGELLAERAAGRKPGTAEGWLADPLYLSMAALAAGGADACVAGASRPTADVLRAALRVVGTAEGSDCVSSSFLMHLQDGRTFGYGDCAVLPEPDAGQLAEVAVATSRTFAALTGEEPQVAMLSFSTMGSADHASVSRVREATAIVREREPGLAVDGELQFDAALLESVARSKAPDSGVAGHANVFIFPNLAAGNIGYKITQRLGGAAAYGPILQGLALPVNDLSRGCTAADVVNVAIISVLQSQTSVTRLGPSGL is encoded by the coding sequence ATGACCACGCAGATGGCCGGCACCCAGCTTGACGGCATCCAACTGGCGGACAGCCAGCTGCAGGCCGGCTGGTGCGCCCGGCTCGCGGGAGACCGGAACCGGGTGGTGCTGGCGGACGGGCGGGACGAACGCGTCCTCGCCGCTGCCGCCGAGCTTGCGGGCCTGGGCATCGTGACCGTGCTGGTCGACGAGCCAGCCGAAATCCGCCGCTCTGCCGCAGCCGCCGGCGTGAAGCTGCCTGCCGACGTCGTAATCCTGGCCCCGGAGCAGGTGCGCCGCTCCGGGGCGGGGGAACTGCTCGCCGAGCGCGCGGCCGGACGCAAACCCGGAACGGCCGAGGGTTGGCTGGCGGATCCGCTGTATCTGTCCATGGCGGCGCTGGCCGCGGGCGGCGCCGATGCCTGCGTGGCCGGCGCCAGCAGGCCCACCGCCGACGTACTACGCGCGGCGTTGCGCGTGGTCGGCACGGCGGAGGGGTCGGACTGCGTGAGCAGCAGCTTCCTGATGCATCTGCAGGACGGCCGGACGTTCGGCTACGGCGACTGCGCCGTTCTGCCGGAGCCCGACGCCGGGCAGCTCGCCGAGGTGGCGGTCGCCACCAGCCGCACGTTCGCGGCCCTCACCGGCGAGGAGCCGCAGGTGGCCATGCTGTCCTTCAGCACCATGGGCAGCGCCGACCATGCGAGCGTGTCCCGGGTCCGCGAGGCCACCGCCATCGTGCGGGAGCGGGAGCCGGGGCTTGCCGTCGACGGCGAACTGCAGTTCGACGCCGCCCTGCTCGAATCGGTCGCCCGCAGCAAGGCGCCGGACTCCGGCGTCGCCGGGCACGCCAACGTTTTCATCTTTCCCAATCTCGCCGCGGGCAACATCGGCTACAAGATCACCCAGCGGCTCGGCGGAGCGGCGGCCTACGGGCCGATCCTGCAGGGGCTCGCCCTGCCCGTCAACGATCTCTCCCGCGGCTGCACCGCGGCCGACGTCGTGAATGTAGCGATCATCAGCGTTTTGCAATCCCAAACCAGCGTCACCAGGCTCGGTCCCTCCGGACTGTAG